The following are encoded together in the Halomonas halophila genome:
- the acs gene encoding acetate--CoA ligase, translating to MSDQPHVYPVPDDFASKAWADKATYQAMYQRSLDDPEGFWAEQAECLDWFKAPSKIKHTVFDTHDVDIRWFEDGCLNVSSNCLDRHLETRGDQTAIIWEGDDPKDSKTLTYRQLHERTCQLANALKDMGVKRGDTVTLYMPMIPEAAMAMLACARIGAVHSVVFGGFSPDALAQRVKDAGSRVVITADESVRGGKQVPLKDNVDAALTREGSDVCEKVLVVQRTGGEIDWHEGRDLWFHEQVDPQSTDCPAEEMGAEDPLFILYTSGSTGAPKGLKHTTGGYLLHAALTHRYVFDYHDGDIYWCTADVGWVTGHSYIVYGPLANGATTLMFEGVPSYPTNGRMGEIVDKHQVNILYTAPTAVRALMAHGDDVMDSSSRDSLRLLGSVGEPINPEAWEWFHRVIGKQRCPIVDTWWQTETGGIMIAPLPGATDLKPGSATLPFFGVQPALVDNEGNILEGATEGNLVMLDAWPGQARSIWNNHERFLQTYFSTYKGMYFTGDGCRRDEDGYYWITGRVDDVLNVSGHRMGTAEIESSLVAHESVAEAAVVGFPHDIKGQGIYIYVTLADDVEPSDELKKELTKWVRKDIGPIASPDVIQWAPGLPKTRSGKIMRRILRKIAANECDGLGDTSTLADPSVVDDLIEHRANR from the coding sequence ATGAGTGATCAACCGCACGTCTATCCGGTACCCGATGACTTCGCCAGCAAGGCCTGGGCCGACAAGGCGACCTACCAGGCCATGTACCAGCGCTCGCTGGACGATCCGGAGGGCTTCTGGGCCGAACAGGCCGAATGCCTCGACTGGTTCAAGGCGCCGAGCAAGATCAAGCACACCGTCTTCGACACCCATGACGTCGACATCCGCTGGTTCGAGGACGGTTGCCTCAACGTCAGCAGCAACTGCCTGGATCGCCACCTCGAGACCCGCGGCGATCAGACCGCGATCATCTGGGAAGGCGACGATCCCAAGGACTCCAAGACCCTGACCTATCGTCAGCTGCACGAGCGTACCTGCCAGCTGGCCAACGCCCTCAAGGACATGGGCGTGAAGCGCGGCGATACCGTCACCCTCTACATGCCGATGATTCCCGAGGCCGCCATGGCCATGCTGGCCTGCGCCCGCATAGGCGCGGTGCACTCGGTGGTGTTCGGCGGCTTCTCCCCGGACGCCCTGGCCCAGCGCGTGAAGGATGCCGGCTCCAGGGTGGTGATCACCGCCGACGAATCCGTGCGCGGTGGCAAGCAGGTGCCGCTCAAGGACAACGTCGACGCCGCCCTGACCCGCGAGGGCAGCGACGTCTGCGAGAAGGTGCTGGTGGTCCAGCGCACCGGCGGCGAGATCGACTGGCACGAGGGCCGCGACCTGTGGTTCCACGAGCAGGTCGACCCGCAGTCCACCGACTGCCCGGCCGAGGAGATGGGGGCCGAGGACCCGCTGTTCATCCTCTATACCTCCGGCTCCACCGGCGCGCCCAAGGGCCTCAAGCACACCACCGGCGGCTATCTGCTGCACGCGGCCCTGACCCATCGCTACGTGTTCGACTATCACGACGGCGATATCTACTGGTGCACCGCCGACGTGGGCTGGGTGACCGGCCACAGCTATATCGTCTACGGCCCGCTGGCCAACGGCGCCACCACCCTGATGTTCGAGGGCGTGCCCAGCTACCCGACCAACGGCCGCATGGGCGAGATCGTCGACAAGCACCAGGTCAACATCCTCTACACCGCCCCCACCGCGGTGCGCGCGCTGATGGCCCACGGCGACGACGTCATGGATTCCAGCTCCCGCGACAGCCTGCGCCTGCTGGGCTCGGTCGGCGAGCCGATCAACCCCGAGGCCTGGGAGTGGTTCCATCGGGTGATCGGCAAGCAGCGCTGCCCGATCGTCGATACCTGGTGGCAGACCGAGACCGGCGGCATCATGATCGCGCCGCTGCCCGGCGCCACCGACCTCAAGCCCGGTTCCGCGACCCTGCCGTTCTTCGGCGTGCAGCCGGCGCTGGTGGACAACGAGGGCAACATCCTCGAGGGCGCCACCGAGGGCAACCTGGTGATGCTCGACGCCTGGCCGGGCCAGGCACGCTCGATCTGGAACAACCACGAGCGCTTCCTGCAGACCTACTTCAGCACCTACAAGGGCATGTACTTCACTGGCGACGGCTGCCGCCGCGACGAGGACGGCTACTACTGGATCACCGGCCGCGTCGACGACGTGCTCAACGTCTCCGGTCACCGCATGGGCACCGCGGAGATCGAGTCCTCGCTGGTGGCCCACGAGTCGGTGGCCGAGGCCGCCGTGGTCGGCTTCCCCCACGACATCAAGGGGCAGGGCATCTACATCTACGTGACCCTGGCCGACGACGTGGAGCCCAGCGACGAGCTCAAGAAGGAGCTCACCAAGTGGGTACGCAAGGACATCGGGCCGATCGCCTCGCCGGACGTCATCCAGTGGGCGCCGGGGCTGCCCAAGACCCGCTCGGGCAAGATCATGCGCCGCATCCTGCGCAAGATTGCCGCCAACGAGTGCGATGGCCTGGGCGATACCAGCACCCTGGCCGATCCGTCGGTGGTCGACGACCTGATCGAGCATCGCGCCAACCGTTGA
- a CDS encoding LuxR C-terminal-related transcriptional regulator, producing MAFAQKFIVADDHPLFRAALTQALRQVAPQAEIVESDTMEATTEVVTRHPDADLILLDLHMPGAHGFSGLIQLRGQTPDIPVAVVSGSDELHVVRRAIDYGASGFIPKSSSLSLIAEAVGEILDGEVWLPEEMADALGEADEEEARFAEAIASLTPQQFRVLNMLTEGLLNKQIAYELNVSEATIKAHVTAILRKLGVHSRTQAVIAAQKLEVEPPKVEQS from the coding sequence ATGGCCTTTGCCCAGAAGTTCATCGTCGCCGACGATCATCCGCTGTTCCGCGCGGCCCTGACCCAGGCGCTGCGCCAGGTCGCCCCCCAGGCGGAAATCGTCGAGTCCGATACCATGGAGGCCACCACCGAGGTCGTCACCCGGCATCCGGACGCCGATCTGATCCTGCTCGACCTGCACATGCCCGGCGCCCACGGCTTTTCCGGGCTGATCCAGCTGCGCGGCCAGACGCCCGACATCCCGGTGGCGGTGGTCTCCGGCAGTGACGAGCTGCACGTGGTACGCCGCGCCATCGACTATGGCGCCTCGGGCTTCATCCCCAAGTCGTCGTCACTGTCGCTGATCGCGGAAGCGGTGGGCGAGATCCTCGACGGCGAGGTATGGCTGCCCGAGGAGATGGCCGATGCGCTGGGCGAGGCCGACGAGGAGGAGGCGCGCTTCGCCGAGGCCATCGCCTCGCTGACGCCGCAGCAGTTCCGGGTGCTCAACATGCTCACCGAGGGCCTGCTCAACAAGCAGATCGCCTATGAGCTGAACGTCTCCGAGGCCACCATCAAGGCCCACGTCACCGCCATCCTGCGCAAGCTCGGCGTGCACTCCCGCACCCAGGCGGTGATCGCCGCCCAGAAGCTCGAGGTCGAGCCGCCCAAGGTGGAGCAGTCCTGA